One genomic window of Polyangium aurulentum includes the following:
- a CDS encoding nuclear transport factor 2 family protein has translation MPTLPDRLLTLFATYHLRREKAVDDMAPLYAAEVRFIDPFQDITGRDAFLRMNRKLVQRLEEMRFDDLALVGSEPHFMISWTSTIRAKLGPTIVAPGVSEFRSRDGLVVYHRDHWDLLSSVAGSIPGVGLVYRRITERIFG, from the coding sequence ATGCCGACCCTGCCCGACAGGCTCCTCACCCTCTTCGCCACCTACCACCTGCGCCGCGAGAAGGCCGTCGACGACATGGCCCCGCTCTACGCGGCCGAGGTGCGGTTCATCGATCCGTTCCAGGACATCACCGGCCGCGACGCGTTCCTTCGCATGAACCGCAAGCTCGTGCAGCGGCTCGAGGAGATGCGCTTCGACGACCTCGCCCTCGTGGGGTCGGAGCCGCATTTCATGATCTCGTGGACGTCGACGATCCGCGCGAAGCTCGGCCCCACGATCGTCGCCCCCGGCGTGAGCGAGTTTCGCTCTCGCGACGGGCTCGTCGTCTACCACCGCGATCACTGGGATCTTCTGAGCTCCGTCGCCGGCAGCATCCCCGGCGTCGGGCTCGTCTACCGGCGCATCACCGAGCGTATCTTTGGATGA
- a CDS encoding DUF1552 domain-containing protein, translating to MITRRRLLQGLFGVTVALPFLESLAPKKAKAASDVAPFAIFLRQANGVVQQTNDEPEMYWPSKTGTLTTASMQAEPGRATSELADYADKLILLKGINFAFNGNGCGHSGGGNQCLTAAKVSADPSGNLSLSMGESLDNRIASQLNPTGIEPLTLYAGKKSGYIDEVMSYRGPKQLRSAQENPFKAYMDLFGLSALTPEAFKQLQAQRKSVNDLVREQMQSLMSGPDLSKADHERLDLHFQSIRDLENKLICSLGTDDVQSMKDIEAACRANDNIPMVTRMQIDVIALAMACGVTRAATLQIGDGNDSTQYIIDGVKQKSFHRISHRIDSDGSVGEPIANAVGLHHEIDRIHLRHFKYLLDKLNSYDMGSGKLLDFGVAVLLNDLANLYHSYHDVPYVMAGGAGGFLKTGQYLDVNGVNNNKLLNTIGTAVGCTNAAGGPLDDFGDPELEKGLISEIMAG from the coding sequence ATGATCACGCGCCGACGTCTTCTTCAAGGTCTGTTCGGGGTCACGGTCGCGCTGCCCTTCCTCGAGAGCCTCGCGCCCAAGAAGGCCAAGGCCGCGAGCGACGTGGCTCCCTTCGCCATCTTCCTGCGCCAGGCGAACGGCGTCGTGCAGCAGACGAACGACGAGCCCGAGATGTACTGGCCGAGCAAGACGGGCACGCTCACCACGGCCTCGATGCAGGCCGAGCCGGGCCGTGCGACCAGCGAGCTGGCCGATTACGCGGACAAGCTCATTCTGCTGAAGGGCATCAATTTCGCCTTCAACGGCAATGGCTGCGGCCACTCCGGCGGCGGTAATCAGTGCTTGACGGCGGCGAAGGTCTCGGCCGATCCGTCGGGCAACCTCTCGCTGTCGATGGGCGAGTCGCTCGACAACCGCATCGCGTCCCAGCTCAACCCGACGGGCATCGAGCCGCTCACGCTCTACGCCGGAAAGAAGAGCGGGTACATCGACGAGGTCATGTCGTACCGCGGCCCGAAGCAGCTCCGCTCGGCGCAGGAGAACCCGTTCAAGGCCTACATGGACCTGTTCGGGCTCTCGGCGCTCACGCCGGAGGCGTTCAAGCAGCTCCAGGCGCAGCGCAAGAGCGTGAACGACCTCGTGCGCGAGCAGATGCAATCGCTCATGAGCGGCCCCGACCTGTCGAAGGCCGATCACGAGCGGCTCGATCTGCACTTCCAGAGCATCCGCGACCTCGAGAACAAGCTCATCTGCAGCCTCGGCACGGACGACGTGCAGTCGATGAAGGACATCGAGGCCGCCTGCCGGGCCAACGACAACATCCCGATGGTGACGCGCATGCAGATCGACGTCATCGCCCTGGCCATGGCCTGCGGCGTGACGCGCGCGGCCACGCTCCAGATCGGCGACGGCAACGACAGCACGCAGTACATCATCGACGGGGTGAAGCAGAAGAGCTTCCACCGCATCTCGCACCGCATCGACAGCGACGGCAGCGTCGGCGAGCCGATCGCCAACGCGGTGGGTCTGCACCACGAGATCGACCGCATCCACCTGCGTCACTTCAAGTACCTGCTCGACAAGCTCAATTCGTACGACATGGGCTCGGGCAAGCTGCTCGATTTCGGCGTGGCGGTGCTCTTGAACGACCTCGCGAACCTGTACCACTCGTACCACGACGTCCCGTACGTCATGGCGGGCGGCGCGGGGGGCTTCTTGAAGACGGGGCAATACCTCGACGTCAACGGGGTGAACAACAACAAGCTCCTGAACACCATCGGCACCGCGGTCGGCTGCACGAACGCAGCGGGCGGCCCGCTCGACGATTTCGGCGATCCGGAGCTCGAGAAGGGCCTGATCAGCGAGATCATGGCCGGCTGA
- a CDS encoding DUF1592 domain-containing protein, translating into MIGRLRAGTLAIAVALPTLAGTLALAGSLPACIGSIGGPAGDDATNTIALRSRYPRLTHEQWENTVQDLLQLDEPTGMSASFTGDPLSGFFDNSESAMTVAPGLWADYQTAAEELSKMLVSDPAKLERILPPADASGDDTARARAFIEQFGKRAYRRPLSASEIDSHLAVYAQGKAVYASGDDFKDGMTLVLQAFLQSPHFIYRVERSTDARVADALIPLDGWEVATRLSYTLWGTMPDDALFEAAATGELETKEGVKAHAERMLKDPRALDMIRSFHRQLFQWDHYYDLYKDDATFPEFGPELRQDMVREAELFVQSEIFERGGGLKELLTSRVAFVNQRLADVYGVEGTFTPDEFTEVTLPEGERAGVLTRLGFLAANGTAFASDPIHRGVFVNLRVLCAKLPPPPNNVTPLPPADSKTTRERVTSHTGPGTCGASCHGTLINPIGFAFEHYNAIGRFRTEDNGFPVNSADQYPLGGQLVSYGDAIEFSQVLADSQEAHRCWAQNWLQFAYGRNVVVEDTPLLDSLAESSRGGMPLEDLLIEIVTSDAFLTRRPVEAP; encoded by the coding sequence ATGATTGGACGCCTTCGCGCCGGCACACTCGCAATAGCGGTCGCATTGCCCACCCTGGCGGGGACCCTCGCCCTCGCGGGCAGCTTGCCCGCGTGCATAGGAAGCATCGGTGGCCCTGCAGGTGATGATGCGACGAACACCATCGCCCTGAGGAGCCGGTATCCGCGTCTCACCCACGAGCAGTGGGAAAACACCGTCCAGGATCTCCTCCAGCTCGACGAGCCGACGGGAATGAGCGCCTCGTTCACGGGCGACCCGCTCAGCGGCTTCTTCGACAACAGCGAGTCGGCGATGACGGTCGCGCCCGGCCTCTGGGCCGATTACCAGACCGCTGCGGAGGAGCTGTCGAAGATGCTCGTCTCCGACCCGGCGAAGCTCGAGCGCATCCTGCCGCCGGCCGACGCCTCGGGTGACGACACGGCGCGGGCGCGTGCCTTCATCGAGCAATTCGGCAAGCGGGCCTATCGCCGTCCGCTGAGCGCGAGCGAGATCGACTCTCACCTCGCCGTCTACGCGCAGGGCAAGGCCGTCTACGCGAGCGGCGACGATTTCAAGGACGGCATGACGCTCGTCCTGCAGGCCTTCCTGCAATCGCCGCATTTCATCTACCGCGTCGAGCGCAGCACCGATGCGCGCGTGGCAGACGCGCTGATCCCGCTCGACGGCTGGGAGGTCGCGACGCGGCTCTCGTACACCCTCTGGGGCACGATGCCGGACGACGCGCTCTTCGAGGCGGCCGCCACGGGCGAGCTGGAGACGAAGGAGGGCGTCAAGGCGCACGCCGAGCGGATGCTGAAGGATCCGCGGGCGCTCGACATGATTCGCTCGTTCCACCGGCAGCTCTTCCAGTGGGACCACTACTACGATCTCTACAAGGACGACGCGACCTTCCCCGAGTTCGGCCCCGAGCTGCGCCAGGACATGGTGCGCGAGGCCGAGCTGTTCGTGCAGTCGGAGATCTTCGAGCGCGGCGGCGGCCTGAAGGAGCTGCTCACCTCGCGCGTCGCATTCGTGAATCAGAGGCTCGCGGACGTCTACGGCGTCGAGGGCACGTTCACGCCCGACGAGTTCACCGAGGTCACGCTGCCCGAGGGCGAGCGCGCCGGCGTCCTCACGCGCCTCGGCTTCCTCGCGGCGAACGGCACCGCGTTCGCGTCGGATCCGATTCACCGCGGCGTGTTCGTCAACCTGCGCGTGCTCTGCGCGAAGCTGCCGCCGCCGCCGAACAACGTGACGCCGCTGCCGCCGGCCGACAGCAAGACCACGCGCGAGCGCGTCACCTCGCACACGGGCCCGGGCACCTGCGGCGCGTCGTGCCACGGCACGCTCATCAACCCGATCGGCTTCGCGTTCGAGCATTACAATGCCATCGGCCGCTTCCGCACCGAGGACAATGGCTTCCCGGTGAACTCGGCCGATCAATACCCGCTCGGGGGCCAGCTCGTCTCGTACGGGGACGCCATCGAGTTCAGCCAGGTCCTCGCCGACAGCCAGGAGGCGCACCGCTGCTGGGCGCAGAACTGGCTGCAATTCGCCTATGGGCGAAACGTCGTGGTGGAGGACACGCCGCTGCTCGACAGCCTCGCCGAGTCGTCGCGCGGTGGAATGCCGCTCGAGGATCTCTTGATCGAAATCGTCACGTCCGACGCATTCCTCACGCGTCGTCCCGTGGAGGCTCCATGA
- a CDS encoding amidase, with protein sequence MSEELLGLSALAQADLVRGRRVGAEELARLYLGRIERENPRLNAFVTVLGEAALREARARDAAIARGRGDGDALFLGVPVGVKDLDLVRGAPARMGSAAYDWFWSPVDGPTASALRRAGFVITGKLATSELGALPVTEPDIHPPTRNPFCPDRSAGGSSGGSGAAIAGRLLPIAPGSDGAGSIRIPAAFCHLYGLKPSRGRLWGANARIDPHAITTVGPLARSVEDAAALLDALGGAGTVRAARAPGSFLDLCRRPISRLRVRFATNSPLGGPVDAPIAGAVRRVAETLATLGHHVEEGTVPGGSLDEFLPIWQRQLAQVPLFGEARLQPVTRWLRVEGRKHTAEKIAALHGALSARILAAFGDADLWLLPTVPQPAPMVGAFRHLGPEETFRAVAEYGAFTAMFNLTGQPAASLPMGLGTAGAPIGVQLAGRPGADGAVLAISREIEEALPWASVKPPV encoded by the coding sequence ATGTCCGAAGAACTGCTCGGCCTGTCGGCCCTCGCTCAGGCGGACCTCGTGCGTGGGCGCCGCGTGGGCGCGGAGGAGCTCGCGCGGCTGTACCTCGGCCGCATCGAGCGCGAAAACCCGCGCCTGAACGCCTTCGTCACCGTGCTCGGCGAGGCGGCGCTGCGCGAGGCGCGGGCCAGGGACGCGGCGATCGCGCGCGGGCGAGGCGACGGGGACGCGCTCTTCCTCGGCGTCCCCGTCGGCGTGAAGGACCTCGACCTCGTGCGCGGCGCGCCCGCGAGGATGGGCTCCGCGGCCTACGACTGGTTCTGGTCGCCCGTCGACGGCCCCACGGCGTCCGCGCTCAGGCGCGCGGGCTTCGTGATCACCGGCAAGCTCGCGACCAGCGAGCTGGGCGCCTTGCCCGTCACCGAGCCCGACATCCACCCGCCGACGCGCAACCCGTTTTGCCCCGACCGATCCGCGGGCGGATCGAGCGGCGGCTCGGGGGCCGCGATCGCAGGGCGCCTTCTGCCGATCGCGCCCGGATCGGACGGCGCGGGATCGATCCGCATCCCGGCCGCGTTCTGCCATCTCTACGGCCTCAAGCCCTCGCGAGGCCGTCTCTGGGGCGCGAACGCGCGCATCGATCCGCACGCGATCACCACGGTCGGTCCCCTCGCCCGCTCGGTCGAGGACGCCGCCGCCCTGCTCGATGCCCTCGGGGGCGCGGGCACCGTGCGTGCGGCGCGCGCGCCGGGATCGTTCCTCGATCTGTGCCGCCGCCCGATCAGCCGGCTGCGCGTCCGCTTCGCGACGAACTCGCCGCTCGGCGGGCCCGTGGATGCTCCCATCGCAGGGGCGGTGCGCCGGGTGGCCGAGACGCTCGCGACCCTCGGGCATCACGTCGAGGAGGGCACGGTGCCCGGTGGATCGCTCGACGAGTTCCTGCCGATCTGGCAGCGGCAGCTCGCGCAGGTGCCGCTCTTCGGCGAGGCGCGCTTGCAGCCGGTGACCCGCTGGCTGCGCGTCGAGGGGCGCAAGCACACGGCAGAGAAGATCGCCGCCCTGCACGGGGCGCTCTCGGCGCGCATCCTCGCCGCCTTCGGGGACGCCGATCTCTGGCTCTTGCCCACGGTGCCGCAGCCGGCGCCGATGGTGGGCGCGTTCCGCCACCTCGGGCCCGAGGAGACGTTCCGCGCGGTCGCGGAGTACGGCGCGTTCACCGCGATGTTCAACCTGACCGGCCAGCCCGCGGCGAGCTTGCCGATGGGGCTCGGGACGGCGGGGGCGCCGATCGGCGTGCAGCTCGCGGGGCGCCCGGGCGCCGATGGAGCGGTGCTCGCGATCTCGCGCGAGATCGAGGAGGCCCTGCCGTGGGCATCTGTAAAACCGCCCGTCTGA
- a CDS encoding DUF2288 domain-containing protein produces MRDKLAVTVGDVFWTDLRAHAARDALIIVADDLDLVDVGVAVASDDAATVEAWIRAGKLTKPTAEDLSRWQLEGAARFRSLIVQPFVLIRRPAPGMLS; encoded by the coding sequence ATGCGCGACAAGCTCGCCGTCACGGTGGGGGACGTGTTCTGGACTGATCTGCGCGCCCACGCGGCGCGCGACGCCTTGATCATCGTGGCGGACGACCTCGACCTGGTCGACGTCGGGGTGGCGGTCGCCTCGGACGACGCGGCGACCGTCGAGGCCTGGATCCGCGCCGGGAAGCTCACCAAGCCCACGGCCGAGGACCTCTCGCGCTGGCAGCTCGAGGGCGCCGCGCGGTTCCGCTCGCTCATCGTGCAGCCGTTCGTGCTCATCCGGCGGCCGGCGCCGGGCATGCTCTCCTGA
- a CDS encoding serine/threonine-protein kinase, whose protein sequence is MQPGTIVGDRFEIQALAGAGGMGRVYRAIERATGAIVAIKLLRDSQGDNAARFVHEARVLASIEHPHVVRYVTHGFLRTGEPYLVMEWVEGERLDRRIAREGLRVDESIDLARRVASALAAAHARGVVHRDIKPINLVLEGGEVSRVKLLDFGIARRPGATTLGLTRTGSLLGTPGYMAPEQARGERESIDARADVFSLGCVLFECLTGRPAFQGAHAMALLAKLLVEEVPRVQELRPEVPLALDELVARMLAKDPARRPADGAAVLAWLSSLEGDEGPPSPAGDEGAQSITGSERRLVSVVAVWPAGAPGVTLGESAPTPQARPEVHGAIRGAAEPFGARVEQLADGTVIAVLTSKGNAADLAVRGARVALAVREIVPEARIALVTGRGDAGGRLPVGEVLERAASILERADAPGRAIYLDEGTRALVELRFDITGDPERPELAGERAIGEEPRTLLGRPSPFVGREREMRYVLDVVDEAFTEPRALALLVTGPAGVGKSRLRQEVVRALRERHPDIAMVLGRGDAIGGGSAFGMVAEALRTTLRMAAGEPPAVQRERLARLVARNVEPAQEAVVTEALAELVGLPLAGDEGARSAAARGGPAEKAERIGAAFIELVHGSARLRPMLLLFEDLQWGDAPSVKILDAALRELARMPLAVLAFARPEVREVFPRLWADRGLESLHLRELPRRAAEALVERALGDSIEPSRRTALVERAGGNAFYLEELVRAVAEGRGDELPDSVIGMVEARLDALDPPARRALRAASIFGQTFWKNGVVALLGGASAGVPEGDFIEELISRELVVRRAERRLAGEEELSFRHALLREGAYATLTERDRALGHKLAAEWLMEAGEQDPAVLAEHLARSSVPSRAAGFFARAAEQALASGDMASALARAERAEACGAEGDALARLLAVQAEALLATTDYPKGLAKAERALELAEPGSEVHCTALATAIWSATAFGSLDAIARLLPVLFSTTPASGAATAAVARAYSMVVGSSVHAGLRAGAEAAAARMEEALGPVLESDPAAAAWVELTRGGFARHVEHDPHAALGHHRAAEERFAAAGDLLYRAFARVQVGVDLYLLGALDEALVVYEQAIASTSPTSTWGLLASLCKALVHLCDGREEEAAALAGAVRARMVQPDAHVALLGAVVAAAARIALGDFAGAARELGALPAGDTLPLPVGALRLSLTAQIELGLGRAQAAVMLAAEAVAMQRAAGTTVALPLDDPETAMLVHAEALLATGDAEGARAVLREARDSLTGRAARIPDAATARSFLERIPSRARLMALAGELLGGEDPEALP, encoded by the coding sequence GTGCAGCCCGGGACGATCGTGGGAGATCGCTTCGAGATCCAGGCGCTCGCGGGGGCGGGCGGCATGGGTCGAGTCTATCGCGCGATCGAGCGGGCGACGGGCGCGATCGTGGCCATCAAGCTCCTGCGGGACAGCCAGGGGGACAACGCCGCGCGGTTCGTGCACGAGGCGCGGGTGCTCGCGTCGATCGAGCACCCGCACGTGGTCCGCTACGTGACGCACGGCTTTCTGCGCACGGGCGAGCCGTACCTCGTGATGGAGTGGGTGGAGGGCGAGCGGCTCGATCGGCGCATCGCGCGCGAGGGGCTGCGGGTCGACGAGAGCATCGATCTCGCGCGGCGCGTGGCCTCGGCGCTCGCGGCCGCGCACGCGCGCGGGGTCGTGCACCGCGACATCAAGCCCATCAACCTCGTGCTCGAGGGCGGCGAGGTCTCGCGCGTGAAGCTGCTCGACTTCGGGATCGCGCGGCGCCCGGGCGCGACCACGCTCGGCCTGACGCGCACGGGCTCGCTGCTCGGGACGCCCGGGTACATGGCCCCGGAGCAGGCGCGGGGCGAGCGCGAGAGCATCGACGCCCGGGCCGACGTCTTCTCGCTCGGGTGCGTGCTCTTCGAGTGCCTGACCGGCAGGCCCGCGTTCCAGGGCGCGCACGCGATGGCGCTGCTCGCCAAGCTCCTGGTCGAGGAAGTCCCGCGCGTGCAAGAGCTGCGGCCGGAGGTGCCGCTCGCCCTCGACGAGCTCGTCGCGCGCATGCTCGCGAAGGATCCCGCGCGGCGGCCGGCGGACGGGGCGGCGGTGCTCGCGTGGCTGTCGTCGCTCGAGGGGGACGAGGGTCCTCCCTCGCCGGCGGGAGACGAGGGCGCGCAGTCGATCACGGGCAGCGAGCGCCGGCTCGTGTCGGTGGTGGCGGTGTGGCCGGCGGGCGCGCCCGGGGTGACGCTCGGCGAGAGCGCGCCGACGCCGCAGGCGCGGCCCGAGGTGCACGGGGCGATCCGGGGCGCGGCCGAGCCTTTCGGCGCGCGCGTCGAGCAGCTCGCCGACGGGACGGTGATCGCCGTCCTGACGAGCAAGGGAAACGCCGCGGATCTCGCCGTGCGCGGGGCGCGCGTGGCGCTCGCGGTGCGCGAGATCGTGCCCGAGGCGCGCATCGCGCTCGTGACGGGGCGCGGCGACGCCGGCGGCAGGCTGCCGGTGGGCGAGGTGCTCGAGCGGGCGGCGTCGATCCTCGAGCGCGCGGACGCGCCGGGCAGGGCGATCTACCTCGACGAGGGCACGCGCGCGCTCGTGGAGCTGCGCTTCGACATCACGGGCGATCCCGAGCGGCCCGAGCTCGCCGGGGAGCGGGCGATCGGCGAGGAGCCGCGCACGCTGCTCGGTCGTCCGAGCCCGTTCGTCGGTCGCGAGCGGGAGATGCGGTACGTGCTCGACGTGGTCGACGAGGCCTTCACCGAGCCGCGCGCGCTCGCGCTGCTGGTGACGGGGCCTGCGGGGGTGGGCAAGTCGCGGCTGCGGCAGGAGGTGGTGCGGGCGCTGCGCGAGCGGCACCCCGACATCGCGATGGTGCTCGGTCGGGGCGACGCGATCGGCGGGGGCTCGGCCTTCGGGATGGTGGCGGAGGCGCTGCGGACCACGCTGCGGATGGCGGCCGGCGAGCCCCCGGCGGTGCAGCGCGAGCGGCTCGCGCGGCTCGTGGCCCGCAACGTCGAGCCAGCGCAGGAGGCGGTGGTGACGGAGGCGCTCGCCGAGCTGGTGGGTCTGCCCCTCGCGGGCGACGAGGGCGCGCGCTCGGCGGCGGCGCGCGGGGGTCCGGCGGAGAAGGCCGAGCGCATCGGGGCGGCGTTCATCGAGCTGGTGCACGGCAGCGCGCGCCTGCGGCCGATGCTGCTGCTGTTCGAGGATCTGCAGTGGGGCGACGCGCCCTCGGTGAAGATCCTGGACGCGGCCTTGCGCGAGCTCGCGAGGATGCCGCTCGCGGTGCTCGCCTTCGCGCGTCCCGAGGTGCGCGAGGTGTTCCCGCGGCTGTGGGCCGATCGGGGGCTCGAATCCTTGCACCTGCGGGAGCTGCCGAGGAGGGCGGCGGAGGCGCTCGTGGAGCGCGCGCTCGGCGATTCGATCGAGCCCTCGCGCCGCACGGCGCTCGTGGAGCGCGCGGGCGGCAATGCGTTCTACCTCGAGGAGCTGGTGCGCGCGGTGGCCGAGGGGCGAGGCGACGAGCTGCCCGACTCGGTGATCGGGATGGTGGAGGCGCGCCTCGACGCGCTCGATCCGCCGGCGCGCAGGGCGCTGCGGGCGGCGAGCATCTTCGGTCAGACGTTCTGGAAGAACGGCGTGGTCGCCCTGCTCGGCGGTGCTTCGGCGGGGGTGCCGGAGGGCGACTTCATCGAGGAGCTGATCTCGCGCGAGCTGGTCGTGCGGCGCGCCGAGCGGCGCCTCGCGGGCGAGGAGGAGCTTTCGTTCCGGCACGCGCTCCTGCGCGAGGGCGCGTACGCGACGCTGACCGAGCGGGATCGGGCGCTTGGCCACAAGCTCGCGGCGGAGTGGTTGATGGAGGCTGGCGAGCAGGATCCGGCGGTGCTGGCCGAGCACCTCGCGCGCAGCAGCGTGCCTTCGCGGGCGGCGGGCTTCTTCGCGCGGGCGGCGGAGCAGGCGCTCGCGAGCGGGGACATGGCCTCGGCGCTCGCGCGCGCGGAGCGGGCCGAGGCGTGCGGGGCCGAGGGCGACGCGCTCGCGCGGCTGCTCGCGGTGCAGGCGGAGGCCTTGCTCGCGACCACGGATTATCCCAAGGGCCTCGCCAAGGCGGAGCGAGCGCTCGAGCTTGCGGAGCCGGGGAGCGAGGTGCACTGCACGGCGCTGGCGACCGCGATCTGGAGCGCCACGGCGTTCGGGAGCCTGGACGCCATCGCGCGGCTTCTGCCGGTGCTCTTCTCCACGACGCCCGCGAGCGGAGCGGCGACGGCGGCCGTGGCGCGCGCGTACTCGATGGTGGTCGGGTCGAGCGTCCATGCCGGGTTGCGGGCGGGGGCGGAGGCGGCGGCGGCGCGCATGGAGGAGGCGCTCGGGCCCGTGCTCGAGAGCGATCCTGCGGCAGCGGCGTGGGTGGAGCTGACGCGGGGTGGCTTCGCGCGGCACGTCGAGCACGACCCACACGCGGCGCTCGGCCACCACAGGGCGGCGGAGGAGCGCTTCGCGGCGGCGGGGGATCTGCTCTACCGGGCGTTCGCGAGGGTGCAGGTGGGCGTCGATCTGTACCTGCTCGGCGCGCTGGACGAGGCCCTGGTGGTCTACGAGCAGGCGATCGCGTCGACGAGCCCGACGAGCACGTGGGGGCTGCTGGCGAGCCTGTGCAAGGCGCTCGTCCATCTGTGCGACGGGCGGGAGGAGGAGGCGGCGGCGCTCGCGGGCGCGGTGCGGGCGAGGATGGTGCAGCCGGACGCGCACGTGGCGCTGCTGGGTGCGGTGGTGGCGGCGGCGGCGCGCATCGCGCTCGGCGATTTCGCGGGGGCGGCGCGCGAGCTGGGCGCGCTGCCTGCGGGCGACACCCTGCCCTTGCCGGTAGGGGCGCTGCGCCTGTCGCTCACGGCGCAGATCGAGCTCGGCCTCGGGCGCGCGCAGGCGGCGGTGATGCTCGCCGCGGAGGCGGTGGCGATGCAGCGGGCGGCGGGGACGACCGTGGCGTTGCCGCTCGACGATCCGGAGACGGCGATGCTGGTGCACGCCGAGGCGCTCCTGGCGACGGGGGACGCCGAGGGCG